The genomic region TCGGTTCCGGTGAAGAATCCTGCAAAAACGATTTCAACTTGGACGGAATCGAAGACATAGCTCTTACGATGCGGATCAAATCCGAAGATTCGTCCAACGAATCCGCAACCGATCAAAACGGATTTTTGGCGATCGCGCTCGGATCTCAAAACGGAAAATACGTTTTCGATTCTATGATTCCGATGATCCCTTGCAATTCCTGCGGAGGAGTTTACGGAAAACCCGATGTCGGATTAAAATGTATTCGAGACAAGATACTCGTATCCTCATACGGAGGCTCCAATTGGAGATGGTCTAACGTGGAAACGATCCGCTGGAAAAAATCGGGATGGCAATGGATCGGAACGGATTCTCACAGTTATCATACGTCTTTCGGCGACGGTTTGAAACATTCCTTCAATCGGATCAACTTGGATTCAACGCGGAGTTACGAGGGAAGAATGGAATCGGAACGGGAAGTCGCATCTCCGAGGGAAGAAGTTCGGTTTAAAAAAATATTCTCCAGTCAATCGCAGAACCGATTCGAAATCGGAGAATCTTGGGATTTTTTACCCTCTCTTCCGTTTGAAATTCAGGATAAGAATCACCTAAGCGAAGGCCAATCTTCTTGGAAAGGTCCGTTGGATCTTTCGTTTCGAGTCAAGTCGGGTTGGAATACCGATTCGATCGCAGTTGCGGTTAACGTTACGGACGATCAAATCCGTTCTTGTGCATCGATGTCCTTCGATTGCGACGGAATCGATATCGTTTTGGATCCGGACTCGAGCATTTTGGATTATGATACAAATGGAGGAGTCCGCAAAAAACTCGGTCCGAAGTCGGTTTCGATTTCCCTACGTCTTCAACCAAACGAAGAAACGATCGTTCTTCTCAATGGTAAAAAAGTTTCGGGTAAGAATGTGGAAGCCCGCTCTAAAAAAACCGCGGACGGTTATACGATCCAAACAAAGATTTCTTGGAATCTTTTCGGAAAAGAAAACGAATCCAGATTTAAGGACGGATTCGAATTCTTAGCGGACGTTTCCGTCGTTGATTTCGACGATTCTTCCCGATCGCAAAAAAGAATGTCGACTTCCGAATTCAAAAACCGAGATCCGTATACTCTCGGGGAATTGAAATTGATTTCGGAAAAATATTCCCTCGGACCTTGGAAAGATTCTCCATAAAAACGGAGCGATCACGCGACCAACAAAGAATCCATCCGAATATATTTAAAAAATTGAATATAAATCATCTAAGAATCTAGGAAACGTTTCTGATTTTTTGAGGATCTTCGTTTCTCGGAGAAAAACCGTGGATTCGTTTAAACGCCTTTGAGAATGCGAACGCGGACGAATAACCCACGATCCGCGCCACCTCTTCCAAGGTCGCGTTCTGATCCTGAATGAGACTTCTTCCCTTTTCGATTCTAAGACGGGCGAGATAATCTATCGGAGTACAACCCAACACTTCTTTAAATCGATTGGCGAGCGACGCGCGGGAAATTCCAACGGTTCGAGCGAGATTCTCCAAGGTCCAAGCGTAGGCCGGTTTTTTATGAACCGCTTCCAACGCCGCCAAAATCTTTTCGTCTTTGAACGCGCTTCTCCAACCCGGTGAAAGAGCGGGATGAGTTTCCAGCCAATGGCGTATAACGTAATACAAAAGAATATCCGTCAATCTCTGAAGAATCAAATCCGAACCCAAACCGGAATCGACTTCCTGAGAAATCAAAATCAAAGTCGTGTGCAGAGGATGATGCGAAGGAATTTCTCCGGCGCGGATAAGAATATGATCGGGCAATTCGTAAAAGAAAGGATGTTGTGTCGTCTCGGGAACCTCGTAACGAACCGAAACGAACGTGGTGATCGGAGTTCCCGACTGTTCCGATTCTTGGGGAAGAATTTCCCGAAACCTTCCGATATCCATCGCCTTTTCTTTGGGAGAAGATACGAGGTCGTGATTGAATCCTCTCGCGATGAATAAGATATCCCCTTTTTCAAGCGGGATCGATTCTCCCTTGAATCTTGCAAAACAAGAACCTTGGGAAAGAATATGAAAGCCTCCGCTTCGTTCGCAGGGAAATTTTAAACCCCAGGATTTATACATCGAGGTTCTCGCGAGAATATCACTTTTCCAAGCGGCTGCGGTTAATATTTCAGAAAGAAGATCCATATTCTCATCTTACCCCGAACATATCCGAAAGTCGAGTAAATTATACGATTGGATATGCTTTTTAGATCATTGGACATAGCCAGATTTTCCGTTCCGGGTTACTCTATTTTTAGGAGAATCAATTATGAAAATTTTCGTTTATGCGGCTTCCGGTCTGGTTTCGGGGTTCGTTGTGGATAATTTATTGGCAAAAGGTCACGAGGTCTACGCGGCTTCCCGTAAGCCGGAATCGGGCAAAAAAGCGCCCAATCTTCATTGGGTGAAAGCGGACGCTTCCCAACCGACTTTGGGATTGGAAGTGTTGGATCAAGTGGACAGGGCTTTTTTTCTTTCCCCACCGGGTTATACGGATCAGTACAGCATTCTTAATCCTTGGATCGAAAAGGCGAAGTCTAAAAAATTACAAAAAATTGTACTCATGACGGCAATCGGAGTGGAACATTCTCCCGAAGATCTTCCTTTTAGAAAACTGGAAAGAGCCGTTGAAAACTCCGGGCTTGCTTACAATATCATTCGCCCGAATTGGTTTATGCAGAACTTTCAAACTTTTTGGATTTCGGGAATCTTAAAGGACAAAAAAATCTACTTCCCCGCCGGTAACGCAAAGACCAGTTTTATAGACGCGAGAGATATCGCGGCAAGCGCGACGACTTTGCTTTTGGATGATTCTCAAAACGGAAAAGAATTCACTCTTACCGGAAAAGAATCCATCACACACGACGAGGTCGCTCAAAAATTATCCAAAGCAACCGGACTTTCCATCGCATTCGCGGACATCACTCCTGAAGACTTTAAGAAAGGTTTGGTGGGCGCGGGCGTTCCCGAAGACTACGCGAACGTTCTCGTGTATATCGCGGGTAACTTAAAAGAAGGACATTCGGCTCCGATCTCGGATACGGTAAAACAAATCACCGGAAAAGATCCGATCAGTTTCGATCAGTATGCAAGCGACAACCGCAAGGTCTGGTTGAACTAAAGATTCTTCCCTTACGAAAAGCGAGCCCGAGTTCGGGCTCCTTTCGTTTTTATATTCAAAATCTCTCAATTTCCTCTTCGAATCCGCTCAGATTTTATCGTTCATTCCTATTTTTTACGAAATCTTCAAAACTAATCTTGCAATTCGTCTAAGTTGCTGATGAATTATAAATTCTAAGATTAGATAGGAGTATTTCGTTTTATGAAAATCAAAGGACTTGCAGTCGTGTTGTTTCTCAGTGCGACCTTGCTTCAAGCGGAACCGTTTCAATTGAAAAGCCCCGAGCTTACCGCGGGAAAATTAATCGCCAACGAACAAGTGTTTAACGGATTCGGTTGTTCCGGCGGAAACATTTCTCCCTCGTTGTCTTGGAGCGGATTACCCAAAGATACGAAAAGTATCGCGTTGACCGTTTATGATCCGGATGCTCCCACCGGAAGCGGATGGTGGCACTGGGTGGTTTTTAATCTTCCTGCAACGACCACTTCCCTTCCTGCAAACGCGGGTAACGTGGAAAAGAATCTTCTTCCCAAAGAAGCGGTTCAGAGCAGAACGGATTTCGGCGCTCCCGGTTACGGCGGCCCTTGTCCTCCACAAGGTCACAAACCCCATCGTTACTACTTTACCGTTTACGCTTTGAAAGATAAGATTCCTGCGGATCAGAATTCTTCCGGAGCTTTGATCGGTTTTTACATCAATTCACTGAAAATAGGCGAAGCTACTCTTCTCGCAAAATACGGAAGATAATCGATCGTCTTGCATCCGTCGAAAACACCGCGTCTTCGACGGATGCGTCTAACGTTTCAACTTACCTCGTTCGGAATCACTTCGAAAAGGCTCAAAGGTTTTTCCTTCCCTTTCACCTTTACTTCTCCCATCGAAACCGTTTTAAATCCCTGTACGAGTTCGGTTCGTTTTAACACTTCTTCGGAGATCAGAAATTCGGAATTCAATTCTTTGCAAGCGGATTCGATTCGGGACGCCGCGTTGACCGCGTCTCCGATGACGGTGAATTCCAAACGTTCTTCCGTGCCTATGTTTCCGCATACGGCGTCTCCGAAATGGATTCCGATTCCCTGTTTTAAAGGAGCTTCCCCCTTTTGAATCCTAAGTTCATTCAATTTTTTTAATGCTTTTTTCATTTCGATTCCGGCGACGATCGCGTTTCTGCAATCCGAGTCTGTGGATTCCGGAATTCCGAACGTCACCAAAATTCCGTCCCCGATGAATTTATCCACGGAACCGCCGTTTTCAAAAACGACACGAACCATCTCTCGATGATATTCCGTAAGCAGCGAAATCACTTCCGGAGGAGAAAGTTTTTCGGAGATCGAAGTGAAGTCTCGGATATCGCAGAACAATACCGCGATTTTCTGCAATCTTCCTCCTGGAGAAAAAAGATTATCCTCGGCCGTGATTCT from Leptospira kmetyi serovar Malaysia str. Bejo-Iso9 harbors:
- a CDS encoding sugar-binding protein — translated: MNIQISFRNPFRPVSTFASLFGIAAFLFFSYANLVLAGEENDELLQVKKIFSGEWKKRNIPFSFEFGSGEESCKNDFNLDGIEDIALTMRIKSEDSSNESATDQNGFLAIALGSQNGKYVFDSMIPMIPCNSCGGVYGKPDVGLKCIRDKILVSSYGGSNWRWSNVETIRWKKSGWQWIGTDSHSYHTSFGDGLKHSFNRINLDSTRSYEGRMESEREVASPREEVRFKKIFSSQSQNRFEIGESWDFLPSLPFEIQDKNHLSEGQSSWKGPLDLSFRVKSGWNTDSIAVAVNVTDDQIRSCASMSFDCDGIDIVLDPDSSILDYDTNGGVRKKLGPKSVSISLRLQPNEETIVLLNGKKVSGKNVEARSKKTADGYTIQTKISWNLFGKENESRFKDGFEFLADVSVVDFDDSSRSQKRMSTSEFKNRDPYTLGELKLISEKYSLGPWKDSP
- a CDS encoding AraC family transcriptional regulator, giving the protein MDLLSEILTAAAWKSDILARTSMYKSWGLKFPCERSGGFHILSQGSCFARFKGESIPLEKGDILFIARGFNHDLVSSPKEKAMDIGRFREILPQESEQSGTPITTFVSVRYEVPETTQHPFFYELPDHILIRAGEIPSHHPLHTTLILISQEVDSGLGSDLILQRLTDILLYYVIRHWLETHPALSPGWRSAFKDEKILAALEAVHKKPAYAWTLENLARTVGISRASLANRFKEVLGCTPIDYLARLRIEKGRSLIQDQNATLEEVARIVGYSSAFAFSKAFKRIHGFSPRNEDPQKIRNVS
- a CDS encoding NAD(P)H-binding protein, which codes for MKIFVYAASGLVSGFVVDNLLAKGHEVYAASRKPESGKKAPNLHWVKADASQPTLGLEVLDQVDRAFFLSPPGYTDQYSILNPWIEKAKSKKLQKIVLMTAIGVEHSPEDLPFRKLERAVENSGLAYNIIRPNWFMQNFQTFWISGILKDKKIYFPAGNAKTSFIDARDIAASATTLLLDDSQNGKEFTLTGKESITHDEVAQKLSKATGLSIAFADITPEDFKKGLVGAGVPEDYANVLVYIAGNLKEGHSAPISDTVKQITGKDPISFDQYASDNRKVWLN
- a CDS encoding YbhB/YbcL family Raf kinase inhibitor-like protein; translated protein: MKIKGLAVVLFLSATLLQAEPFQLKSPELTAGKLIANEQVFNGFGCSGGNISPSLSWSGLPKDTKSIALTVYDPDAPTGSGWWHWVVFNLPATTTSLPANAGNVEKNLLPKEAVQSRTDFGAPGYGGPCPPQGHKPHRYYFTVYALKDKIPADQNSSGALIGFYINSLKIGEATLLAKYGR